GTGTGGTTTAGTTTTTCGAGTATATACAAGTGtgataataaatattaaatgacCGCGTCACTGATTACACTGTTcttgaacattttttaaacatcAGCTGAAAGCTGCCTGTCTTGCAATAACAACGCTAAAGTTATCAGTGAACAGCAAGACTAACTACCGTTGGGATTTTAGTTTCATTTAGTTTCCGTCAGTATTTACTTCTATTACGAGAATGTGTTCCTCCATAAGATTTCATTAGTTTTGGCTTTTGGTTTATTTGATGAAGAGTtgattaaacaaataaaagagtGAGAGAAAGAAGCTTTTTCATTGTATTTCACAGGTTTAATTACAGTTGCTTAAAGTGCTTGTCAGGGGAGGTCCTCTTTAAACGCCAATGACTCTCTCCTCCCCTTATATTCTCCTAGTCGGGAAACAATCTCCAACAAAAAAAGTTTCTGTAGTACGGAGATGAATTTCATGAGAGACTCACTAGTCGAGAATTATCgcaaaaatttaatgaacaaCGGTGTACTGAAATTTCGTATGCACAAGCTTAGTTAATGTCACACACATTTTCACGCTTCTTTGGCATAATCTGACTGCAGATTAACTGTCGAGATACAAATTCTACCAgaacaggagcctatgagtaggagcatgcaactccactctatttctgtcacggcgttttcatacaccgatttatttttagatcgaattacCCTGGAATTAAACTACCGTGGGAGtgcgatgaccaatcacaagaaactaattgacgtcactgtgtcactggagcggaactgcctttattttagaaaacaaaaggtatgctaaaaatagatcagtctttaaagatgccgtgacataggctcagtatgggagttgcacgctccaactgatcggctcctgacCAGAACAAGTGCCTCTAGCTTCTAACAGCTGttaagattttcttttgtttcttcgaGAGAGACTTCTAAAATACTTCTGATTCGTAGGCTTAAGGCCACATTGATGTCggcttttgtgtttttgcatcTCAGATGAAGTGAAAGCtactttttttcccttttaactTTCCACGTTACACTCAGAGGGTTTTCTGATATTGTCTTGGTCCAATGACTTATTGTAGCCGCGCCATAAAATGTCGGCAGGTTGCAAgttgaaatttaaaactgGAAAGCCGCTGGCACGTAAAAGAAATGTAAAGCGATAGACTTACCGTGGCCGTTACATGACCCTGCTTACGATCGCTCAGTAAGATGGCTTCCATATGAATGCCAAACCGGCCGAAGCGATGGGAGGAGAGTATATTCGAATTTTAAGCCTGCAAAGAATtattggttttgaaaaaacaTCTGAAATATCATGTGAAACAGCTGCTGAGTTTGGTTTCTTTGTGAGTACCAACAATGAAAACGATGACAAAAGTCGGAATATACTTAGCGAAGGGTGAATTTGTTAGTGTTTTTACCACGTGGAAGACGCCAACTACCTTATGTAAGAATCCCTAATGAGTATATGGGTTATTAACTACTTTTAGTGTCAGCGGTTTTCCAGTTATGGTTAAATTTCACCCTGCAACCTGCAAAACATTCCTGCCGGTAAAATGTGCTTAGATACCAAATGGGAAACACTTTGCTCATGAAAGGATTGCTTATAATTATCTGGATGGAGTTACGTCTTTTTTGCTAGAGCAGATagctttattttaaaatgtgtaCAGTGGGCTTTTATACTACATCACAAAGTCTGAAGTCGCAGGCCCGTAGCAAGCATAAAATGActgagggggggggggcgaGCGAGTGGCCCACGTTAACTCTCCCCCCTCCCCGACTACGGTCCTTTGGTTGAAGCGTACTTCTTGGTTTATGTCAGATCATTACATTTGTCTACAATACCTTTCATTCTTATCTCAAATTTTCCGTTTGTGTTGACTTTGACGAAATAGAGAACTTGTTTGGGATATCGTTCgccgaaaattttcgaagcAATTGCTTCCGGTTTCCTTTCTCCCCAACGAAGTCATTAGCTACGTCTACAGGGGTCGGAGATTCGATTCGTGCTTTggaaattctttctttttctccattgCATTTTTCCAGTTAGAAAATCCATTTTTTGTAAAAGCTGAGTCTGCATTAGGTGAAGTTAGCATTCCGTTCTGAAGTGCTTTCAAGCAAGAGCCATAAATATTCATGGCTTCTAATTGGTCGACCCCATGTGAatattttctccacgaataTGAAAGGAACTTCAGTTCtagggtagctgcgcatgcgccaataAATgaccaaagcaacagtacctctggacgtggtgccagagcgtcgtaccgaacgatgctccccgagatttcggcccggaggtcgcttttggagccaagtttcagatacctgtcgccaggcagggagggagagaaatgtcggcccctagaccatatgggACAAATCCCTTTCGTCAACTCAGCTCGATTATTAAATtggtagcaattcctatatatacaacaccattctagttatttccttcatgtggtacgttcaagTGCGTCTTGCGGTAGTGCATATCTAActattgcgcatgcgctcttgcagaaacGCTCTTATTTATGGTTCAGAGTCATTATAAGTCTTatgtttttccatatggtacgcgctagtgcatactggcacaaaatacatgacatccacgcatgtgcattcgctgTACAAATACTAGTCCGTTATCTCGTTTGGATTTCCTTTTCGGCGGCTCTTGTGAAGACATTGTAAGACTTTCAATATAAATGCGGAAAAGCCTAAGTTTTACTCTAGTACAGTAGTATATTTTATACTGAGGGACCTCTTGGGAAACCAATAAAGTCCAAGAGGCCAAGTTCAGTGATTGTACGTGTAGTTTTCCATATTTCGTGGTGATGAGAGCAAGGATGtgtttgatttcacatccatAGTAGTTTTAAAAGAGCAGCCACCCTAAATGGTTGGTCAAAGAAAGATTTGGCTATCGCTTTGCATCTGTATCGTAAAGGCCATGCTAGTACTTGGTTTAAATCGTTGGGAAGCTGTAATAACAAAACTTTTGACCAATTGAAAGCTCTGGTGATAGAGCATATGCATATTACGAGTGGAGCAAGCAGACGCTAATAGGCCAACCCCGCAAATTGGAAAAAGAACCCGTTTGACGGTTTCCGAATAACATTCCCATAGTGTTCGAGTGCATTGTGCtaagtaaattttccaacatTTGAATGGACTCATTACTTCGTTCAAGGCCTAAACCAGAGATTCGCGAATATGTTATTTTGCAACAGCCTGAAAATTATGAGACAGTAGAAAATTGCGTCAAACCTAGAGTCTGTTTTGGCGAGTTCCGATAAGCCTCAAGCATTCGACCCAAAACAAATGTCATTTCAAGTTGTTGCTGAGCTGAGTAAAGCGATTGGGCGGAAATGAGATAATTATTGTGGTGGGTCGTCAGCAGGGTGATTATCATGACGAACAGTTATTTTGCACTCGCAAGGGATGAATTGCAACAGAGTAGGAATTTCGAGGGCCAGACAAAAGGATTTCGTCCACGTGCACCCAAGTGAGTTTGTTTTAGCTGCGGCCGGAAAGggcatttgcatttttattgcAACGAGAATCCTGATCCAAGAGTTCTACGACTTCTTGTCAAAGCGGTACTTCTTTTATAGGTAGCGAAATCGATTTAGTGGCAACAATTTTAACGATAAATCAGGGAAACTCGATGTCGCCCCTGTTGCGTTACGAATGAACTCATGATGGAGGCGgattttgatgaaaatttGTGGTCAGATTTCGACAGTGGATACAAGTTTAGTGGATGAAAATGTCCGACACTTGTAAAAACGAAGTAGTGATACGCGTGAAGAAACATTCAATGAAAATAGACCCTCAAGTTTTTCAAGTGGTCTAAGAGAAACCATCGTTGGTGTCACTCCAGGAGAGAGAGCAAAAGTTGATCCGCGATTGTTCTTGTCAGAAGGGAGATACCCaaatcatagttagtaactaACTCTGCCCAAATTAAGTCAATGGACAATGTGTACGAATTTATCCGCCTGTGCCACTATTTTAGAGTACATAAACATTTCCCGTCGCAATGTCTTAGTCTTTCTATTCCACAAGAGTCCCCATCAATTTCCATTACTAATATACCTGCGACATTTTGTTTAATCTGAAAGTGTGCGGATATTTGCGAACAGCGAATCAAATTGTCATTATTGCGGACGAGTTTAATTGGCAATCGCTTACATACGACATCTTTCGCCTAAGTAATATTTTAGCCGCCCAAACCTCAAACGAGTTTTCGAGGATGGCATCCCAAAGGTATCATATTAGTAAATAATTGTAGATATAAAGATCACGTTTCCTTACGTTATTTTAGTTTCCTTTCGTTATtttagtttcctttgtttgggTTTTCTGCACCGGGGACGATGCTTTTAAAATGTAATGAGGGAGTATGTTGAACAGTTAATTCAGCTTATACTTTGTGTAAGGATGATTTTACTCTCACGTGCTACATGCTTGGTGGTCCCCCTTGACTTGGTCGtgtctagttttttttttttttttacatgtcTACGATAGGTGGCCCTCTTTGAGCGCATCGCGTCTCATATTTTTTGGCTGTGATCCAATGTCCAATTAATAGACAAAATGAAGGTACCACCTTCTTATATATAAGCGTGTGAAATAAGTATTTAGTCAGTAAGAGTAGCAGGTTGTAAGAACAATAGTAAGAGCTTGTAAAAATAAGAACAAGACCTGAGACTGGATTAAAGTTTGTAGAGGGACTTCGCCAAGTTCATTGCTCTACATTTTAGAGCACCGACAAACTATTCAAGGACGTCTTTCACAAAGTTCAAAACAACGACTTGTCGTTCTTTGTTCGAACTGTTTAGTTCCTAGTATACGAGGAATGATGATCGTTTAGTGGTGAAGTAACAATAGTTGTGGAGTGAAGTTAGACAAACCTCAGTTCCAGCAGCTGGACGTAAAATTCGAACATGAGGTTGGGTTACGATAAATAATAATCCGTTATCAGTGAAGAGCAATTGACTTTTGACCAAAGGGAAATATCACGGGATTTTTCACCCTTCTTTTTTCGACATCACACCGGGGGAGGGtaaatttgtacattttgcCTATAAAAGGGACCACCTTCTTTGGTTTTTGTAGTTTCTCAAAGCCGCTTGCTATGACTACATTGGTAGAACCTGGCTGAAAAGCAACTCATAAAGCAGTGTTGGCGAGTGAGGCTGATGTTTTAAGTTAAGAACAAGTTGGATGTTTTAAGTTAAGAACAAGTTGGTACCTGTTTGAGAGATTTCATATCAATAAAATGCATGCAGCTTCATGTTCCATTTGTAACGAGAATGATCAAGTTATGCAGTCggagaaaaaaaagccaaactCTCGTTTTAATATTGGAAGTAAATGTTCTAcgtttttattcttttttagGTTGAAAATGGACCGTGACATcagttatatcttcttcttgcTATTAATCGTTTCGGTTAGTATTACCACCTTAGGATCTACGATCAAGGCAAAGAATCCAAATGGAGAGGTAAACTGAACAGAATTGACCTATGTTATTGTGTGCCTCAGAAACTTATTGTTTCCAAAATGAAATTGTGTCTCTCTCAAAATTCCTATAGTATTTGCGATCCTTTTTGTGCCATGAGCCATGAATGACCCCCGAATTGTAATCTAGCATATAGAGCTTACGCGTGATCTGATTCTATTAACATTTTGAACACCATAACGGAAGGGTGAAAAAAAAGGTGTAGGTTACGCATGCGTTAGACAAATATTTAAGAGTAAAGCCACAACCTCTTTCTTCCATCATGTCGGCCCTAAGCGTCCGTAAGTAGTAGGTTTCATCAAACTACTTTTAAACAACAGCCCCTAACCACATAGAAATAATTTTCTCCGTGAAGGAATTGGAAAAACTGCAATCAGATCAAGACTTCAGTATGTATCCTGAAAAGGTTCCCGATCACAAGGTGGCAACAACTTTGAGATTGTTTATGAAAAGATaataaagtaaataaacagaaaatgaaTATTGTATCAAAAAATACAACCCGTTTCGctctttttaaaaaacaaatgtataTACGACACTTGCTCGCGTGACCCAAACACGTCATAAAAATTTCGCGCgaaaaatgtaaattatttCCCGAACAATACTAATAatcatgataatgataacaataataataataatcataataataattatactaaTACTTATAATGATGTCGATGTTGTTGCTAGTGTTTTCTTGTGCATTGTAAAAACTTCACCTCGTTTTGCAACCATTTTGTCATGATACTCTGAGATTTAGAACGTATActgtgcctttttttttcggtgtgtgtgtgtgtgttagGGTGCTTTTAAGCTTGGCTAACTCTTTATACTATTTACTAAATAATAGGGTTTTGAAAAGATGGAGAATTtggtttcttgttgtttttaatcATTACCTTTAAAGACAGAATAGCCAAATCCTATGGCATCCTTCTATTTCCAGGACGAAATTGCGGTCATGGTATGGATGCTACATTTATGATAGTACCGGTAATTGCAATGAATCAATGACATACAATAAATGATTACTACAAACTGATTGAGGAGACaactcttttttttacataGGAACTTCTAGCCATGTTGGAGCCATCTAACTATTCAAACCCACAGATGAACCCGAAAGACAAAGTCAGCGAAAAGCAGAAGAGATTAGATCGTACGTTATTACATGTAATTGTAATTAGTGGACAGACACATGAATTTGATTGTCTCAATAATTTTATAGTTGCATGTCGGTCCAGACGGAACATCAGTTGGGGTCCTTTATGAAAGGTTGAGTTTGGCAAGATGTTTAATTCATGACATATATACGTcctttaaattaaatgaattaaGGATAAGATTTGTTTCTCAAACATTGTCAAGAATAAGCGTTTGACCCCATACGTCATGTGACTTGTGACCCAATCTATAAAAATGACTGCTGTTACTATATCGAGATCGATCTGACAAAAGCTCACAGCACACTTACGGAACAATACCACACAAAAATGGAATGCTTGCAGCCACTCGTAAAAAACGGGATACTGATAAGCTTAGGAAAGAGTCTGACACTAACGATTTGTTATTTAATTCGTTGCTTTTCCAAATTCTCACCGGAGGTCTCTTAGCTGCCGCCCTAGATTGGTACTACTTCTGGTTTGATTCAGGTGATTGAAAGGAGGATTATTAACAAAGGTTTCAATACAATTACATAATTTAACTATCTAATTTTCGCTGCAGCTGCAACTGTTATTCCTGGTGCTACCCTTACACAAGGTGTGCTAAAAGACGCTCTGACCGCCCTCGGTAGCGGGGACCGCAAAATTTCCATTGGTATTGACAACGAAAGTGGATTTGATTGGGAGAGACCTACCCACTACTTCTACTCTGGCACTTCGGAAAAAAACTTGCCATTTCATCTTAAAAGTGGTAAAACTAAATTTAGCATTTTTCGGGCCGTTGTAGTATAGAGGTAATCACTCTTAGATTTCAATATTGCTTGTAATAGGCTAGCTAACACAAATCGCCCAACATGactgtttcttcttttagacTTCAAATACAATTTCTAGTTTGCCTTATGCGTCACTTGGAAGGCTATCGATATGCCCCAACTAAAAACTGGAAATTAAGGATGAGAATTCTTCTCGTTGAGACGTTTTCATATATGACATGAAAAATAATACTTGAAGATTTCAAGACCGGGGACATGTAAGCACTTTTTTGAAAGAGGTTATACACTGCACGAGCTTATCGCTGAAGattttttctccaaatttCATGGATTTTTTAAGGGTATAAACACAAATATAGCCTATTCTACTTTGCAAATATCCACGGAATTGCCTCTAACCTGTTCTTTAAAGCTAACAGCGTCAAAGGAAAACTATGACTTTTAACGAACTGACAACATTCGTGTTCAAGATATTCTACCACCTTTAAATCCAATATTACGGGTTGCTCTCAAGCCATTTCCCAAATTGTCAGGTTTTGAGTTTCTTAAAAAGAGCCATGATTTTCCGTTGTAAAGTCAAACCCGCTGTCAATATAGAGCAGACCAAAAATTAGCCAGTTGTGTAATAGGACCTAGCACAAGCGCTGAAAGTTGGGTTCATTTGTACTATTCATAAATTCACGTAAGCGACATTAGTGATATAACGCCAGCAGATTTGTACCAATACAGCATAAAATCATTTACCGTCCTTTTGAGGATAAATTTCCacgtttctttgttgttttcaacAGGGGACACCGTGCTGTACTCAGCTCGTAAGACTTCGGGGTCACTTAAAGGAGCCGTTGGAGTCGTGGCATACAATGTTCCTTGGGTCCGCAGAACGGTTGCCGTAATGTTCTCTGTTCCTTATGATTACGGGCTCTTCGAAAATTGGTGGAATGTCAAGCTTTACACTGGAATAAAACGGGCCGACTATGAAATCTTCGAGGATATGTACTATGACGCAAATCCCTTCCAGGCAAATGGTTGGCATGAAAGAGACCTAGGTATTATTTGTAAATTTAGGGGTGTAATGTCCAGCTCTGGTCAAGCCAACCTCAAGATTCACGTCATGAGAAAATTCGCAACCGACATCTAGAGCAAGCATACTTGCTCAATTCGCTCGCATAAGCAGTTTTTAGGAGTGACAGTTGGTATTGTTTAGCATAAGTTTAGCAAGAAGCTGTTGTTTAGCGGCGGTCATTAACATTCGCCACATGATTTCTGGTTGAAAACCTGTGTGATTTAGGTTTTCGAGTGTATACAAGAGTGCCAATAAATACGAAATGATCGTTAGCACTGATAATACTGTTCttgaacattttttcaaaCGTCTGCTGAAAGCTGTCTTGCAACAACAACTCTAAAGTTATCAGTGAACAGTGAGACGTACTACCGTTTGGATTTTACTTTGATTTAGTTTCCGTGAGTATTTACTTGTACTACGAGAATGTGTTCCTCCATAAGATTTCATTGCTTTTGgcttttggtttgtttgaTGAAGAGTTGAtttaacaaacaataaaacaaaaattgtgtAAGTAAAgaagcttttttctttgtttttcacagGCTTAATTACAGTTGCTT
This portion of the Acropora palmata chromosome 13, jaAcrPala1.3, whole genome shotgun sequence genome encodes:
- the LOC141864224 gene encoding DELTA-actitoxin-Afr1a-like; this translates as MTNSYFALARDELQQSRNFEGQTKGFRPRAPKLKMDRDISYIFFLLLIVSVSITTLGSTIKAKNPNGEELLAMLEPSNYSNPQMNPKDKVSEKQKRLDPATVIPGATLTQGVLKDALTALGSGDRKISIGIDNESGFDWERPTHYFYSGTSEKNLPFHLKSGDTVLYSARKTSGSLKGAVGVVAYNVPWVRRTVAVMFSVPYDYGLFENWWNVKLYTGIKRADYEIFEDMYYDANPFQANGWHERDLGIICKFRGVMSSSGQANLKIHVMRKFATDI